The proteins below come from a single Aspergillus oryzae RIB40 DNA, chromosome 5 genomic window:
- the fes1 gene encoding Hsp70 nucleotide exchange factor FES1 (armadillo/beta-catenin-like repeat-containing protein), whose product MDANMNNLLKWSIQNSTTQQSDAPNASNNTADSSARGLTPEMLSALFGGPSDADLMKAAMEALHSDEVDLENKLIAFDNFEQLIESIDNANNLEPLGLWTPLVELLQHEEAEMRRMAAWCIGTAVQNNEKAQDKLVVFNAVPKLVTMSTTDSNPATRKKAVFALSSAVRNYQPAMDELVKHLPEGYSQGEKVDAGDMDAVDAIMDRLRAHPVPSSA is encoded by the coding sequence ATGGACGCAAACAtgaacaacctcctcaaatGGAGTATCCAAAACTCCACTACCCAACAATCCGACGCTCCCAATGCCTCCAATAATACTGCCGATTCCTCTGCGCGCGGTCTCACCCCAGAGATGCTCTCAGCTCTCTTCGGCGGTCCCTCCGACGCCGACCTAATGAAAGCCGCTATGGAAGCACTACACTccgatgaagttgacctTGAGAACAAACTGATCGCATTCGACAACTTCGAACAACTCATTGAGTCTATCGATAACGCAAACAACCTCGAGCCCCTCGGCCTGTGGACGCCGCTGGTTGAACTCCTTCAGCACGAGGAAGCAGAAATGAGACGCATGGCTGCCTGGTGTATCGGAACCGCTGTGCAGAATAACGAGAAGGCTCAGGATAAGCTCGTTGTCTTCAACGCTGTTCCTAAGCTGGTCACTATGTCGACTACGGATTCGAACCCCGCTACGCGGAAGAAGGCTGTGTTTGCCCTTTCGTCAGCCGTGCGCAATTACCAGCCCGCTATGGACGAACTGGTAAAGCACCTGCCTGAGGGATATTCCCAGGGGGAGAAGGTCGACGCCGGAGACATGGATGCTGTGGATGCCATTATGGATAGATTGCGGGCGCACCCTGTTCCTTCGTCTGCTTAG